In Oryzihumus leptocrescens, the following are encoded in one genomic region:
- a CDS encoding HesB/IscA family protein: MSVQDDTQAQTTATEAEAAHGVLLTDVAAAKVKSLLEQEGRDDLRLRVGVQPGGCSGLIYQLYFDERTLDGDLVRDFGGVEVVVDRMSAPYLDGATIDFADTIEKQGFTIDNPNAGSSCACGDSFS, encoded by the coding sequence ATGAGTGTTCAGGACGACACGCAGGCTCAGACCACCGCCACCGAGGCCGAGGCCGCGCACGGCGTGCTGCTGACCGACGTCGCCGCTGCCAAGGTCAAGAGCCTGCTCGAGCAGGAGGGTCGCGACGACCTGCGCCTGCGCGTGGGCGTGCAGCCCGGTGGCTGCTCCGGCCTGATCTACCAGCTCTACTTCGACGAGCGCACCCTCGACGGTGACCTGGTCCGCGACTTCGGCGGGGTCGAGGTCGTCGTCGACCGGATGAGCGCTCCCTACCTCGACGGCGCGACGATCGACTTCGCCGACACCATCGAGAAGCAGGGCTTCACGATCGACAACCCCAACGCGGGCAGCTCCTGCGCCTGCGGCGACTCCTTCAGCTGA
- the glgC gene encoding glucose-1-phosphate adenylyltransferase has translation MAKRSGHPKVLAIVLAGGEGKRLMPLTADRAKPAVPFGGIYRLIDFALSNVVNSGYLKIVVLTQYKSHSLDRHITKTWRMSNLLGNYVTPVPAQQRLGKQWFLGSADAIYQSLNLIHDEQPDIVVVVGADHVYRMDFSHMVEQHLETGAGVTVAAIRQPIALADQFGVIEVDGTDPRRIKAFREKPSDAEGLPDSPEEVLASMGNYVFDADVLVDAVTRDAGREGSKRDMGGDIVPDFVGRGSAWVYDFKDNPMPGSTPRDHGYWRDVGTIDSYYEAHMDLVSIHPVFNLYNYEWPIFTDYGPFPPAKFVHGSKGRVGEAVQSAVSPGVVVSGAKVVNSVLSPQVHVHSYATITDSVLLDGVEVHRNATIRRAIIDKFVVVPEGVSIGVDHDEDRRRGFVVTESGIVVVGKYQEIPQ, from the coding sequence ATGGCGAAGCGGTCGGGTCACCCCAAGGTCCTTGCGATCGTCCTGGCCGGCGGGGAGGGCAAGCGGCTGATGCCGCTCACGGCCGACCGGGCCAAGCCTGCCGTGCCGTTCGGCGGCATCTACCGCCTCATCGACTTCGCCCTGTCGAACGTCGTCAACAGCGGCTACCTCAAGATCGTCGTGCTGACGCAGTACAAGTCGCACAGCCTCGACCGGCACATCACCAAGACGTGGCGCATGTCCAACCTGCTGGGCAACTACGTCACCCCGGTGCCGGCGCAGCAGCGGCTCGGCAAGCAGTGGTTCCTCGGCAGCGCCGACGCGATCTACCAGAGCCTCAACCTCATCCACGACGAGCAGCCCGACATCGTCGTCGTCGTGGGCGCCGACCACGTCTACCGCATGGACTTCAGCCACATGGTCGAGCAGCACCTCGAGACCGGCGCCGGCGTCACGGTCGCGGCGATCCGCCAGCCGATCGCCCTGGCCGACCAGTTCGGCGTGATCGAGGTCGACGGCACGGACCCGCGCCGGATCAAGGCGTTCCGCGAGAAGCCGTCCGACGCCGAGGGCCTGCCCGACTCCCCCGAGGAGGTGCTGGCCTCGATGGGCAACTACGTCTTCGACGCCGACGTCCTCGTCGACGCGGTCACCCGCGACGCCGGGCGCGAGGGCAGCAAGCGCGACATGGGCGGCGACATCGTGCCGGACTTCGTCGGCCGGGGCTCGGCGTGGGTCTACGACTTCAAGGACAACCCGATGCCGGGCTCCACCCCGCGCGACCACGGCTACTGGCGCGACGTCGGGACGATCGACTCCTACTATGAGGCGCACATGGACCTCGTCTCGATCCACCCGGTCTTCAACCTCTACAACTACGAGTGGCCGATCTTCACCGACTACGGCCCGTTCCCGCCGGCGAAGTTCGTCCACGGCTCCAAGGGCCGCGTCGGCGAGGCGGTGCAGTCCGCGGTCTCCCCCGGCGTCGTCGTCTCCGGCGCCAAGGTCGTCAACTCCGTCCTGTCCCCCCAGGTCCACGTCCACAGCTACGCCACGATCACCGACAGCGTCCTGCTGGACGGGGTCGAGGTGCACCGCAACGCCACCATCCGCCGCGCGATCATCGACAAGTTCGTCGTCGTGCCCGAGGGCGTCAGCATCGGGGTCGACCACGACGAGGACCGCCGCCGCGGCTTCGTCGTGACCGAGTCCGGCATCGTCGTCGTCGGCAAGTACCAGGAGATCCCCCAGTGA
- a CDS encoding cyanophycinase, producing the protein MEPAARTALLIIGGAEDKHGRVTILRRFVRLAGGRKASLVIIPTASSIQEEAVEVYSGLFHRLGVADVATVNPGSRLEADDPELVGALDRATGVFMTGGNQLKLSQYLVGTPLGEAIARAHERGAVVAGTSAGASIMSQFMISLGDEGVTPRQRTSQLTAGLGLLPDVIVDQHFDQRSRYGRLLSLVASSPNLLGMGIDEDTAVEVSDGRHLTVLGSGAVLVVDARHAITDAHEARRDAPLLVSGAVVHALPAGATFDLHTATLTDFAEQHPDSPAAPTTTAPKQAAEAAGGRRRQVTATVRD; encoded by the coding sequence ATGGAACCCGCTGCACGCACCGCCCTGCTGATCATCGGTGGGGCCGAGGACAAGCACGGCCGCGTCACCATCCTGCGCCGCTTCGTCCGCCTCGCCGGCGGCCGCAAGGCCAGCCTCGTGATCATCCCGACGGCCTCCTCGATCCAGGAGGAGGCCGTCGAGGTCTACTCCGGCCTGTTCCACCGGCTCGGGGTCGCCGACGTCGCCACGGTCAACCCGGGCTCGCGGCTCGAGGCGGACGACCCCGAGCTCGTCGGCGCCCTCGACCGCGCCACCGGGGTGTTCATGACCGGCGGCAACCAGCTCAAGCTCAGCCAGTACCTCGTGGGCACCCCGCTCGGTGAGGCGATCGCCCGGGCCCACGAGCGCGGCGCGGTCGTCGCCGGCACGTCCGCGGGCGCCTCGATCATGAGCCAGTTCATGATCTCGCTCGGTGACGAGGGCGTGACCCCGCGCCAGCGCACCAGCCAGCTGACCGCCGGGCTGGGGCTGCTGCCCGACGTCATCGTCGACCAGCACTTCGACCAGCGCTCCCGCTACGGGCGCCTGTTGTCGCTGGTGGCGAGCTCGCCGAACCTGCTCGGCATGGGCATCGACGAGGACACCGCGGTCGAGGTCAGCGACGGCCGGCACCTGACCGTGCTCGGCTCCGGAGCGGTGCTGGTGGTCGACGCCCGGCACGCGATCACCGACGCGCACGAGGCCCGGCGCGACGCCCCGCTGCTGGTGTCCGGGGCGGTGGTGCACGCCCTGCCGGCCGGCGCTACGTTCGACCTGCACACGGCGACCCTCACGGACTTTGCCGAGCAGCACCCGGACAGCCCGGCAGCCCCGACGACAACGGCGCCGAAGCAGGCGGCGGAGGCGGCCGGCGGACGCAGGAGGCAGGTGACGGCTACCGTGCGCGACTGA
- a CDS encoding glycerate kinase has protein sequence MRVLIAPDCFTGTLSASQAAEAMAEGWRAHAPDDELTLLPLSDGGPGFLDVLQRALGGTTVAVTVQDPLGREVPAAILLVEEEAGRTAYLESAQACGLHLLAADERDPAVTSTYGVGQLLDAALAEGATRVVVGLGGSGTNDAGAGLLAALGVGDPDLLAAGGLALAGAGDDSLGGLDAARQRLAGVDLVIATDVDLPLLGFHGASASFAPQKGATPEVAQQLEAALGRFTEVVGRSLPPRKDLLTGAMLRLDREPGAGAAGGLGYGLMLLGGRRVSGVEAVLDAVGFAERVRAADLLVTGEGTFDWQSLRGKVVAGVAEAAMAVAVPTVVVAGQALVGRRESMALGISGTYAVADRPEQVPASLADPAGTLASRTTRVAATWSPRRG, from the coding sequence GTGCGCGTCCTCATCGCCCCCGACTGCTTCACCGGCACCCTCTCCGCCAGCCAGGCCGCCGAGGCGATGGCCGAGGGCTGGCGCGCCCACGCGCCCGATGACGAGCTGACCCTGCTGCCGCTCTCGGACGGTGGCCCGGGTTTCCTCGACGTGCTCCAGCGGGCGCTCGGCGGCACCACCGTGGCCGTGACCGTGCAGGACCCGCTCGGCCGGGAGGTGCCCGCCGCGATCCTGCTCGTCGAGGAGGAGGCCGGCCGCACGGCATACCTGGAGTCGGCGCAGGCCTGTGGCCTGCACCTGCTGGCCGCGGACGAGCGCGACCCGGCCGTCACCAGCACGTATGGCGTGGGGCAGCTCCTCGACGCCGCCCTCGCCGAGGGTGCCACCCGGGTGGTGGTCGGCCTCGGCGGCAGCGGCACCAACGACGCCGGCGCCGGCCTGCTCGCCGCGCTCGGCGTGGGCGACCCGGACCTCCTGGCCGCCGGCGGTCTCGCCCTCGCCGGGGCCGGCGACGACAGCCTGGGTGGGCTGGACGCGGCCCGGCAGAGGCTCGCCGGGGTCGACCTGGTCATCGCCACCGACGTGGACTTGCCGCTGCTCGGCTTCCACGGTGCGAGCGCCTCCTTCGCCCCGCAGAAGGGCGCCACGCCCGAGGTGGCGCAGCAGCTCGAGGCGGCGCTCGGCCGGTTCACCGAGGTGGTCGGGCGCAGCCTGCCGCCGCGCAAGGACCTGCTCACCGGCGCGATGCTGCGCCTGGACCGCGAGCCCGGCGCCGGCGCGGCGGGGGGGCTGGGCTACGGGCTGATGCTGCTCGGCGGCCGCCGGGTCAGCGGGGTCGAGGCCGTGCTGGACGCGGTGGGCTTCGCCGAGCGGGTCCGCGCCGCCGACCTGCTCGTCACCGGCGAGGGCACCTTCGACTGGCAGAGCCTGCGCGGCAAGGTCGTCGCCGGGGTCGCCGAGGCGGCCATGGCGGTCGCGGTGCCGACCGTGGTCGTCGCCGGGCAGGCCCTCGTCGGGCGGCGCGAGTCGATGGCCCTGGGGATCAGCGGCACCTACGCCGTGGCGGACCGTCCCGAGCAGGTCCCCGCTTCGCTGGCCGACCCCGCCGGCACCCTCGCCTCGCGCACCACCCGCGTGGCGGCCACCTGGTCGCCCCGCCGCGGGTAG
- a CDS encoding nucleotidyltransferase domain-containing protein yields MHPVVADLTTGHLRALDAALPGTCLGLYLTGSVAAGDFHPHTSDVDAVVVLSEQPSDPLTLKAIHDRIPGPPAYDVVYVTPADLAGDPGAVTTAPGTLDGQWREGPLRAHVSPVTWAEMARYAVPVRECPGLLVDDDHDRLVASTRRNLEDYWAPLVDRIDAAVAVGEVPAAESSAGESAGAAATPQEVTDTIVWTVLGLPRLHALLVTGHVVSKTAAGQYALEQFPEHAELVRRCLRSRAGEDVAFTAADAAGVVELGRAVLESARVLPDPAPAVPDPELVARTPEPA; encoded by the coding sequence ATGCATCCTGTCGTCGCGGATCTGACCACCGGCCACCTGCGCGCCCTCGACGCCGCGCTGCCCGGCACCTGCCTGGGCCTCTACCTCACAGGGTCGGTCGCAGCCGGTGACTTCCACCCGCACACCAGCGACGTCGACGCGGTGGTCGTCCTCAGCGAGCAGCCGTCAGACCCGTTGACGCTCAAGGCGATCCACGACCGCATCCCCGGCCCACCGGCGTACGACGTGGTCTATGTGACGCCTGCGGACCTGGCGGGCGACCCCGGGGCGGTCACCACGGCCCCCGGCACCCTGGACGGGCAGTGGCGCGAGGGCCCGCTGCGCGCCCACGTCTCGCCGGTCACCTGGGCGGAGATGGCGCGGTATGCCGTGCCGGTGCGGGAGTGCCCCGGCCTCCTCGTCGACGACGACCACGACCGGCTCGTGGCGTCCACCCGGCGCAACCTCGAGGACTACTGGGCCCCGCTGGTGGACCGCATCGACGCGGCGGTGGCGGTGGGCGAGGTGCCGGCGGCCGAGTCCTCGGCGGGTGAGTCGGCGGGCGCGGCGGCCACGCCGCAGGAGGTGACCGACACCATCGTGTGGACGGTGCTCGGCCTGCCGCGGCTGCACGCCCTGCTCGTGACCGGGCACGTCGTGTCCAAGACCGCGGCGGGGCAGTACGCGCTGGAGCAGTTCCCGGAGCACGCCGAGCTGGTCCGCCGGTGCCTGCGCTCGCGCGCGGGGGAGGACGTGGCGTTCACCGCCGCCGACGCCGCCGGTGTGGTGGAGCTCGGCCGGGCCGTGCTGGAGTCGGCGCGCGTGCTGCCCGACCCGGCCCCGGCGGTGCCCGACCCCGAGCTGGTGGCCCGGACGCCCGAGCCCGCCTAG
- a CDS encoding LLM class F420-dependent oxidoreductase encodes MTNPVTTTSVAATDPRPARVGVQLQPQHADYAEIRRAVAEAEEIGADVVFNWDHFYPLYGEPEGKHFECWTMLGAWAEATERVEIGALVTCNSYRNPQLLADMARTVDHVSDGRLILGIGSGWFEKDYDEYGYEFGTAGGRLDALDRDLPLIKERWARLNPAPTRDIPVLVGGGGERKTLRIVAEQADIWHGFGDAATVAHKHEVLDQWCDKAGRDPLAIERSAGVSAQHPDSSAESLYAVGTRLFTVGIGGPRYDLAPLRDLVAWRDQKNAG; translated from the coding sequence GTGACCAACCCCGTCACCACCACGTCCGTCGCCGCCACCGACCCCCGCCCCGCCCGGGTCGGGGTGCAGCTCCAGCCGCAGCACGCCGACTACGCCGAGATCCGCCGGGCCGTCGCCGAGGCCGAGGAGATCGGCGCGGACGTCGTCTTCAACTGGGACCACTTCTACCCGCTCTACGGCGAGCCCGAGGGCAAGCACTTCGAGTGCTGGACGATGCTCGGCGCGTGGGCGGAGGCCACCGAGCGGGTCGAGATCGGCGCGCTGGTGACCTGCAACTCCTACCGCAACCCGCAGCTGCTGGCCGACATGGCCCGCACCGTCGACCACGTCAGCGACGGCCGCCTCATCCTGGGCATCGGCTCGGGCTGGTTCGAGAAGGACTACGACGAGTACGGCTACGAGTTCGGCACCGCCGGCGGCCGCCTCGACGCCCTCGACCGCGACCTGCCGCTGATCAAGGAGCGCTGGGCCAGGCTCAACCCGGCGCCGACCCGCGACATCCCGGTCCTCGTCGGCGGCGGCGGCGAGCGCAAGACGCTGCGCATCGTGGCCGAGCAGGCCGACATCTGGCACGGCTTCGGCGACGCGGCGACCGTCGCGCACAAGCACGAGGTCCTCGACCAGTGGTGCGACAAGGCCGGACGTGACCCGCTCGCCATCGAGCGGTCCGCCGGGGTCAGTGCCCAGCACCCGGACAGCAGCGCCGAGAGCCTGTATGCCGTGGGCACGCGCCTGTTCACCGTCGGCATCGGCGGCCCGCGCTACGACCTGGCGCCGCTGCGTGACCTGGTCGCATGGCGAGACCAGAAGAACGCAGGCTGA
- a CDS encoding phosphotransferase enzyme family protein yields the protein MTSALRVDRLAALLDRWDLPPVESADPMTGGTNNTLLAVHAGGRSWVLRRYGNLPVDRVRAEHRLLAHVSGLGLPFAVPSPVPTRTGATVVDDRGGALALFRHLPGRPLRRDEPGAAALAGGALAQLDAALADVPLTLAPVDWRAAALGQVHAAVDDVAALADELAAAMPGHDGPDWLRSTHERADAVAADLARTLPAQLTHGDMAPANLLVKDGRVTAVLDFEIAGADLRAMDLAAGLLQCTGWPEEPGSAERFGPFLRAYLHVLPLTRAELYAVPDLLRLRALGSVVWRAGRWRLGQSTLDEVRERLDGGLALEAALPGWADLIRA from the coding sequence ATGACGAGTGCCCTGCGGGTTGACCGCCTGGCCGCCCTGCTCGACCGGTGGGACCTGCCGCCGGTCGAGTCGGCCGACCCGATGACCGGCGGCACCAACAACACCCTGCTCGCGGTCCACGCAGGCGGGCGGTCGTGGGTGCTGCGGCGCTACGGCAACCTGCCCGTCGACCGGGTGCGCGCCGAGCACCGGCTGCTGGCGCACGTGTCCGGCCTCGGCCTGCCCTTCGCCGTCCCCTCCCCCGTCCCGACTCGGACCGGCGCGACGGTCGTGGACGACCGCGGCGGCGCGCTGGCGCTGTTCCGACACCTGCCGGGCCGGCCGCTGCGGCGGGACGAGCCCGGCGCTGCCGCGCTGGCAGGTGGGGCGCTGGCACAGCTGGACGCGGCGCTGGCGGACGTCCCGCTGACGCTGGCCCCGGTGGACTGGCGCGCGGCGGCGCTCGGCCAGGTCCACGCCGCCGTCGACGACGTGGCCGCCCTGGCCGACGAGCTGGCTGCCGCGATGCCGGGCCACGACGGGCCGGACTGGTTGCGGTCGACGCACGAGCGGGCTGACGCCGTCGCTGCGGACCTCGCCCGGACGCTGCCGGCCCAGCTGACCCACGGCGACATGGCCCCCGCCAACCTGCTGGTCAAGGACGGCCGGGTCACCGCGGTGCTGGACTTCGAGATCGCCGGGGCCGACCTGCGCGCGATGGACCTCGCGGCAGGACTGTTGCAGTGCACCGGGTGGCCGGAAGAGCCCGGTTCGGCGGAGCGCTTCGGCCCCTTCCTGCGGGCCTACCTGCACGTGCTGCCCCTGACACGGGCCGAGCTCTACGCCGTGCCCGACCTGCTGCGGCTGCGGGCCCTGGGCTCGGTCGTCTGGCGAGCCGGGCGCTGGCGGCTGGGCCAGTCGACCCTGGACGAGGTGCGTGAGCGGCTCGACGGCGGGCTGGCGCTGGAGGCGGCGTTGCCCGGGTGGGCGGACCTGATCAGGGCGTGA
- the glgA gene encoding glycogen synthase, giving the protein MRVDILSKEYPPQIYGGAGVHVSELVRALRSRGDIDVQVRCFGPPRDEQGTFGYADLSELGGANPAIRTLGVDLAMASDCVGADLVHSHTWYANMGGHLASLLTGVPHVVTAHSLEPLRPWKAEQLGGGYAVSSFAERVAYESAAAVVAVSAGMRADVLKSYPSVDPARVHVVHNGIDSELWKPDTTDLARDVVRKHGVDPDKPSVLFVGRITRQKGLPYLMRACASLPPDVQVVLCAGAPDTPEIQHEVEDLLEALRRTRTGVVMIAEMLPRSEVVALLTAATVFACPSVYEPLGIVNLEAMACETAVVATATGGIPEVVVDGETGWLVPIEQVDDGSGVPVDPDRFVADLAAALTEAVSDADRAASFGRAGRARAVEHFSWSSIGDQTLAVYQSVLA; this is encoded by the coding sequence GTGCGAGTCGACATCCTCAGCAAGGAGTACCCGCCGCAGATCTACGGGGGCGCCGGGGTCCACGTGTCCGAGCTCGTGCGCGCGCTGCGCTCGCGGGGGGACATCGACGTCCAGGTCCGCTGCTTCGGCCCGCCCCGGGACGAGCAGGGCACCTTCGGCTACGCCGACCTGTCCGAGCTCGGCGGCGCCAACCCGGCGATCCGCACGCTCGGCGTCGACCTGGCCATGGCCAGCGACTGCGTCGGCGCCGACCTGGTCCACTCGCACACGTGGTACGCCAACATGGGCGGCCACCTCGCCTCACTGCTGACCGGGGTGCCGCACGTCGTCACCGCGCACAGCCTGGAGCCGCTGCGGCCGTGGAAGGCCGAGCAGCTCGGCGGCGGGTATGCCGTGTCCTCCTTCGCCGAGCGGGTCGCCTACGAGTCGGCCGCGGCGGTGGTTGCGGTCAGCGCGGGCATGCGGGCGGACGTGCTCAAGAGCTACCCGTCGGTCGACCCGGCCCGGGTGCACGTGGTGCACAACGGCATCGACTCCGAGCTGTGGAAGCCGGACACCACCGACCTGGCCCGCGACGTGGTGCGCAAGCACGGGGTGGACCCCGACAAGCCGTCGGTGCTCTTCGTCGGGCGGATCACCCGGCAGAAGGGGCTGCCCTACCTCATGCGGGCGTGTGCTTCGCTGCCGCCGGACGTGCAGGTGGTGCTCTGCGCCGGCGCCCCGGACACCCCGGAGATCCAGCACGAGGTGGAGGACCTGCTCGAGGCCCTGCGGCGCACCCGCACCGGCGTGGTGATGATCGCCGAGATGCTGCCGCGCTCCGAGGTCGTGGCCCTGCTCACCGCGGCGACGGTGTTCGCCTGCCCGTCGGTCTACGAGCCGCTGGGGATCGTCAACCTCGAGGCGATGGCCTGCGAGACCGCCGTGGTCGCCACCGCCACCGGCGGCATCCCCGAGGTGGTCGTGGACGGGGAGACCGGCTGGCTGGTGCCGATCGAGCAGGTCGACGACGGCAGCGGCGTCCCCGTCGACCCGGACCGCTTCGTCGCCGACCTGGCCGCGGCGCTCACCGAGGCGGTGTCGGATGCCGACCGGGCCGCTTCGTTCGGCCGGGCCGGCCGGGCGCGCGCCGTCGAGCACTTCTCCTGGTCCTCGATCGGCGACCAGACGCTGGCCGTCTACCAGTCCGTCCTCGCCTGA
- a CDS encoding DUF2087 domain-containing protein: protein MDNPLLQDALAQQETVLRTFVDADGRISQMPAKRVKRLALLDHVAGSFEVGRKYTEKEVTAVLKRIHHDHAALRRYLVDEGFLTRDHGIYWRSGGTVDL from the coding sequence ATGGACAACCCTCTGCTCCAGGACGCCCTGGCCCAGCAGGAGACGGTGCTGCGCACGTTCGTCGACGCCGACGGACGGATCTCGCAGATGCCGGCCAAGCGGGTCAAGCGACTCGCGCTGCTCGACCACGTGGCCGGCTCGTTCGAGGTGGGACGCAAGTACACCGAGAAGGAGGTCACGGCGGTGCTCAAGCGGATCCACCACGACCACGCGGCGCTGCGGCGGTACCTCGTCGACGAGGGGTTCCTGACCCGCGACCACGGCATCTACTGGCGCAGCGGCGGCACCGTCGACCTCTGA
- a CDS encoding low temperature requirement protein A has protein sequence MGFKAVTAPGADEPVTMLELYFDLVFVFSVTQLTSLVLGSNGSNGGNAGTASSTGAGNGATGYLHAAGVLLVTWWMYDGSAWLSNNVAPKTTSTRLPMLLAMTGFLVMAIEVPQAFGDGALTFALAYLLVVLVHAGSFARSSLGGSSRAIVAILPVNLGVAVLLIVAALLGPGRGWVCWWLAAAVLVWSLVARRETGFTIRAAHFAERHRLLVIIALGETIIATGVSAQGRLDRPAVLAGVLLSMALVSALWWVFFAVGDDEEGVRALEQLPPEQMTRRALWAYSIAVLVIIAGLVLVAAGLHEALHDPTHHLTAVVAATFAAGVATTVLGVLLYVRLLGLDRGATLLAGALVALLTVPLGLALSAVAQLAGLVVVVVGLAVARSRRPAPALTR, from the coding sequence ATGGGCTTCAAGGCGGTCACGGCGCCGGGCGCCGACGAGCCGGTCACCATGCTCGAGCTCTACTTCGACCTCGTCTTCGTCTTCTCGGTCACCCAGCTCACGTCCCTCGTCCTGGGCAGCAACGGCAGCAACGGCGGCAATGCCGGCACCGCCAGCAGCACCGGCGCCGGCAACGGCGCGACGGGCTACCTGCACGCCGCCGGGGTGCTGCTGGTGACGTGGTGGATGTACGACGGCTCCGCCTGGCTGAGCAACAACGTCGCCCCGAAGACCACGTCGACCCGGCTGCCGATGCTGCTGGCGATGACGGGGTTCCTCGTCATGGCGATCGAGGTGCCCCAGGCGTTCGGCGACGGCGCGCTGACGTTCGCCCTGGCCTACCTGCTGGTCGTACTGGTCCACGCCGGGTCGTTCGCCCGCTCCAGCCTGGGCGGGTCGTCGCGCGCCATCGTCGCGATCCTGCCGGTGAACCTTGGCGTCGCCGTCCTGCTGATCGTGGCGGCCCTGCTCGGCCCGGGCCGGGGCTGGGTGTGCTGGTGGCTGGCTGCCGCTGTGCTGGTGTGGTCGCTGGTCGCCCGGCGCGAGACCGGGTTCACCATCCGGGCCGCGCACTTCGCCGAACGGCACCGGCTGCTGGTGATCATCGCGCTGGGCGAGACCATCATCGCCACCGGCGTCTCGGCGCAGGGGCGCCTGGACCGGCCGGCCGTCCTGGCCGGCGTCCTGCTGTCCATGGCCCTGGTCTCGGCGCTGTGGTGGGTGTTCTTCGCCGTCGGTGACGACGAGGAGGGGGTGCGGGCGCTGGAGCAGCTGCCCCCGGAGCAGATGACGCGTCGCGCGCTGTGGGCGTACTCGATCGCCGTCCTCGTCATCATCGCCGGCCTGGTGCTCGTCGCCGCCGGGCTGCACGAGGCGCTGCACGACCCCACCCACCACCTCACCGCCGTCGTCGCGGCCACGTTCGCGGCCGGGGTGGCCACCACCGTCCTGGGCGTCCTGCTCTACGTCCGGCTGCTCGGCCTCGACCGTGGCGCCACCCTGCTCGCCGGCGCCCTCGTCGCCCTGCTGACCGTGCCGCTGGGCCTGGCCCTCAGCGCCGTCGCCCAGCTCGCCGGCCTCGTCGTGGTGGTGGTCGGCCTCGCCGTGGCCCGGTCCCGGCGCCCGGCCCCGGCCCTGACACGATGA
- the serB gene encoding phosphoserine phosphatase SerB → MSETAPSTLLVTVSGDDRPGVTSALFDAIADVGAEVLDLEQVVVRGHLTLALLLAAGPHDERLRSVVTDVAGELGMQVAVAGGVGDNAPRRGGRAAVVVLGAPLLASAVAAVTARIAAHGANIDRIRRLSRYPVTTVEFDISGADVAALRRELAIEAAVRGVDIAVSPSGLARRGRRLVVMDVDSTLIQDEVIELLAAHAGREQEVAEVTAAAMRGELDFAESLRARTKALAGLPESVLADVRAAVRLTAGARTLVRTLKRLGFTVAVVSGGFIEVVGPLAEELGIDHAHANRLEVVDGVLTGNVVGEIVDREGKADALRRFAAQERLPLSRTVAIGDGANDLDMLAAAGLGIAFNAKPIVREQADTAVNVPYLDAVLYLLGITREEIEDADEADGLTTPAPAVPR, encoded by the coding sequence GTGTCCGAGACCGCGCCCAGCACCCTGCTCGTCACCGTCTCCGGTGACGACCGCCCGGGTGTCACCAGTGCCCTGTTCGACGCCATCGCCGACGTGGGCGCCGAGGTGCTCGACCTCGAGCAGGTCGTCGTCCGGGGGCACCTGACGCTGGCGCTGCTGCTCGCGGCCGGACCCCACGACGAGCGCCTGCGCTCGGTGGTCACCGACGTCGCCGGCGAGCTCGGGATGCAGGTGGCCGTCGCCGGGGGCGTCGGTGACAACGCGCCGCGCCGCGGTGGCCGCGCGGCGGTCGTCGTGCTCGGTGCGCCGCTGCTCGCCAGCGCGGTGGCGGCGGTCACCGCCCGGATCGCCGCCCACGGCGCCAACATCGACCGCATCCGGCGGCTGTCCCGCTACCCGGTGACGACGGTCGAGTTCGACATCTCCGGCGCCGACGTCGCGGCGCTGCGCCGGGAGCTGGCCATCGAGGCCGCGGTCCGCGGCGTGGACATCGCCGTCTCGCCCAGCGGCCTGGCCCGCCGGGGCCGGCGCCTGGTCGTCATGGACGTCGACTCCACCCTCATCCAGGACGAGGTCATCGAGCTGCTCGCCGCCCACGCCGGCCGCGAGCAGGAGGTCGCCGAGGTCACGGCCGCCGCCATGCGCGGCGAGCTCGACTTCGCCGAGAGCCTGCGCGCCCGCACCAAGGCCCTGGCCGGCCTGCCCGAGAGCGTCCTCGCCGACGTGCGCGCGGCGGTCCGGCTCACCGCCGGCGCCCGCACCCTCGTGCGCACCCTCAAGCGCCTCGGGTTCACCGTCGCCGTGGTCTCCGGCGGGTTCATCGAGGTCGTCGGCCCGCTCGCCGAGGAGCTCGGCATCGACCACGCGCACGCCAACCGGCTCGAGGTGGTCGACGGCGTCCTCACGGGCAACGTGGTCGGCGAGATCGTCGACCGCGAGGGCAAGGCCGACGCCCTGCGGCGCTTCGCCGCCCAGGAGCGGCTGCCGCTGTCGCGCACCGTGGCCATCGGCGACGGCGCCAACGACCTCGACATGCTGGCCGCCGCGGGGCTCGGGATCGCCTTCAACGCCAAGCCGATCGTGCGCGAGCAGGCCGACACCGCGGTCAACGTGCCCTACCTCGACGCGGTGCTCTACCTGCTCGGCATCACCCGCGAGGAGATCGAGGACGCCGACGAGGCCGACGGCCTGACCACCCCCGCGCCGGCCGTCCCGCGCTAG